The genomic stretch GGTGGGTCGATCCTGGCCCGGTGGGGCTCAGTCGGTACGGAGGGTGAGTCCGGCCGTGTCGGCGGCGGTGAAGGAGTCGTCCACGGCGACGACGTCACGGCCCGCCGCGTCCAGCAGCGAGGCGGCGATGGCGGCGCGCATGCCGCCCGCGCAGTGCACCCACACCTCGCCGGGCGGCACCTCGTCGAGGCGCCGGTGCAGGGTGTGCAGCGGGATGTGGACCGAGCCCTCGATGAACCCGGCGGCCCGCTCGGCGGCACGCCGGACGTCCAGCACGACCACGTCCTCGGCGAGGTGGCGCGCGGCCAGATCCGTGAAGTCGGCGCGAGGGAAGGTGGCCAGGGGTTCGCCCTCGGTCGTCCAGGCGGACGGTCCCCCGGTGGCGGCGGCGGCCGGGCGGTCGATGCCGACGCGTACCAACTCGCGCTGGGCGTGGGCCAGTTGCTCGGCCGACGCGGCGAGCAGGGTCACCGGTTTGCCCCAGGGGATCAACCAGGCCAGATAGGTGGCGAGTTGACCGTCTGCCTCGAAGTTGTAGGTGCCGGCCACATGCCCTTCGGCGAAGGCGATCCGGTTGCGCAGATCGACCACCCATTCGCCGGCGGCCAGTCGCGCGGCGATCTCCTCGGCGTCGGCGCGCGCGGGCGCGGTGAGGTCGACCGGCGCGGGTCCGGCGGAGTTGGCGGGACCCATGTACGTGTAGTAGGCGGGGATGTCGTCCAGTCCCGCGAGCAGGCGGGTGACGAAGGCGTCGACGTCCTGGGTGAGGGCCTCGTTCGACGCCCTCTCCTTCCCGATGGTGGTCTCGCTCCCCTCTGCCCGGCCGGCGGAGCAGAAGCTGCCGAATCCGTGGGTGGGCAGCACGGCGGCGGTGTCGGGCAGTTCCGCGGCGAGCCGGTGCGCGGACGCGTGCTGGGCCCGGGCAAGACGCTCGGTCAGGCGGGGCTCGACCAGGTCGGGGCGGCCGACCGTGCCGATCAGCAGCGAGCCGCCCGTGAACACCGCGACCACCGACCCGGACTCCTCCAGGACATAGGCGGTGTGGTGCGGGGTGTGCCCGGGTGTCGCCAGCGCCCGCAGGGTGAGACCCGCGTCGATGACCGTGCGGTCTCCGTCGTGCACGGGTACGCGCTCGAACGACACGGTGGCCCCGGCGGGTACCAGATAGGCGGCGCCGGTGAGGCGGGCGAGTTCCAGGCCGCCGGTGACATAGTCGTTGTGGATGTGGGTCTCGACGACATGGGAGATCCGCACGCCTCTGCGCGCCGCGGCTGCCAGCACCCGGTCGACGTCCCGTGGCGGGTCGACGGCCACGGCCGTGCGCTCACCGCCCGCCAGATAGCTGCGGTTGCCGAGCCCCGCGACCTCGATGGTGTCGACGAAGAACATGTCAGGCATTCCCTCCAGCGCCATGCGGCGCCCTACAGCCCCGTGGGCATCGGACGCGAGTGTCGGCGTTCGGCCGGCTCGTGGACAAATGGGTGGACAAACGGCTCGCTTAGGGCCTTCTCATCGCGCGGGATCGAGCCGCCGTACCCTGCGTATCGAGTGGGTGAAAGGGGACCCGGCGGGATCGAGGCGGTACCCGGCACGGGCGTCGAACTGCGCGACGACACTGAACCGGTCGCCGCGGATGAGGGTGGTGCGCCACTCGACCGTACGGCCGTGGGTACGGCCGAGC from Streptomyces roseochromogenus subsp. oscitans DS 12.976 encodes the following:
- a CDS encoding MBL fold metallo-hydrolase, translating into MFFVDTIEVAGLGNRSYLAGGERTAVAVDPPRDVDRVLAAAARRGVRISHVVETHIHNDYVTGGLELARLTGAAYLVPAGATVSFERVPVHDGDRTVIDAGLTLRALATPGHTPHHTAYVLEESGSVVAVFTGGSLLIGTVGRPDLVEPRLTERLARAQHASAHRLAAELPDTAAVLPTHGFGSFCSAGRAEGSETTIGKERASNEALTQDVDAFVTRLLAGLDDIPAYYTYMGPANSAGPAPVDLTAPARADAEEIAARLAAGEWVVDLRNRIAFAEGHVAGTYNFEADGQLATYLAWLIPWGKPVTLLAASAEQLAHAQRELVRVGIDRPAAAATGGPSAWTTEGEPLATFPRADFTDLAARHLAEDVVVLDVRRAAERAAGFIEGSVHIPLHTLHRRLDEVPPGEVWVHCAGGMRAAIAASLLDAAGRDVVAVDDSFTAADTAGLTLRTD